Proteins encoded in a region of the Ralstonia pseudosolanacearum genome:
- a CDS encoding cytochrome oxidase small assembly protein — translation MPNPGNSPTPEQRASNRRLAFILATIALVFFLGVIFKHVVFGG, via the coding sequence ATGCCGAATCCAGGAAACAGCCCGACGCCCGAGCAGCGCGCCAGCAACCGCCGGCTCGCGTTCATTCTTGCCACCATCGCGCTGGTCTTCTTTCTGGGCGTGATTTTCAAGCACGTGGTCTTCGGCGGATAG
- the ctaD gene encoding cytochrome c oxidase subunit I, which yields MSTAITHPQDHAHGHGDDHAHDHPHGWRRWLFATNHKDIGTLYLLFSFTMLLSGGTLALLIRLELFEPGLQFFHPELFNQFTTLHGLVMVFGAIMPAFVGFANWMIPLQVGASDMAFARMNNFSFWLLPPAAILLVGSFFVPGGATAAGWTLYAPLSVQMGPGMDMAIFAVHIMGASSIMGAINIIVTILNMRAPGMTLMKMPMFCWTWLITAYLLIAVMPVLAGAITMVLTDRHFGTSFFSAAGGGDPVMYQHIFWFFGHPEVYIMILPAFGIISQIVPAFARKPLFGYSSMVYATASIAILSFIVWAHHMFTTGMPVTGQLFFMYATMLIAVPTGVKIFNWIATMWRGSMTFETPMLFALGFIFVFTIGGFTGLILAVAPIDIQLQDTYYVVAHFHYVLVAGSLFALFAGFYYWGPKWSGYMYNETRGQIHFWGSMIFFNLTFFPMHFLGLAGMPRRYADYPQQFADFNAIASIGALGFGLMQVYFFFFVVLPSYRGGEKAVDKPWDGAEGLEWTVPSPAPFHTFEEPPHVK from the coding sequence ATGAGCACTGCGATAACGCACCCGCAAGATCACGCGCACGGTCATGGAGACGACCACGCGCACGACCATCCGCATGGCTGGCGCCGTTGGCTGTTCGCGACCAACCACAAGGACATCGGCACGCTGTACCTGCTGTTCTCCTTCACGATGCTGCTCTCGGGTGGCACGCTGGCACTGCTGATCCGCCTGGAGCTGTTCGAGCCGGGCCTGCAGTTTTTCCATCCGGAGCTGTTCAACCAGTTCACCACGCTGCACGGCCTGGTCATGGTGTTCGGCGCGATCATGCCGGCCTTTGTCGGCTTCGCGAACTGGATGATCCCGCTGCAGGTCGGCGCGTCCGACATGGCCTTCGCGCGGATGAACAACTTCAGCTTCTGGCTGCTGCCGCCCGCGGCCATCCTGCTGGTCGGCTCGTTCTTCGTGCCGGGTGGCGCCACCGCCGCCGGCTGGACGCTCTACGCGCCGCTGTCGGTGCAGATGGGGCCCGGCATGGACATGGCGATCTTCGCGGTGCACATCATGGGCGCCTCGTCGATCATGGGCGCGATCAACATCATCGTGACCATCCTGAACATGCGCGCCCCCGGCATGACGCTGATGAAGATGCCGATGTTCTGCTGGACGTGGCTGATCACGGCCTACCTGCTGATCGCCGTGATGCCGGTGCTGGCCGGCGCGATCACCATGGTGCTGACCGACCGCCACTTCGGCACGAGCTTCTTCTCGGCCGCCGGCGGCGGCGATCCGGTGATGTACCAGCACATCTTCTGGTTCTTCGGGCATCCGGAGGTCTACATCATGATCCTGCCGGCGTTCGGCATCATCAGCCAGATCGTGCCGGCCTTCGCGCGCAAGCCGCTGTTCGGCTACAGCTCGATGGTGTACGCCACCGCCTCGATCGCCATCCTGTCGTTCATCGTGTGGGCGCACCACATGTTCACGACCGGCATGCCCGTCACCGGCCAGCTGTTCTTCATGTACGCGACCATGCTGATCGCGGTGCCGACCGGCGTGAAGATCTTCAACTGGATCGCCACCATGTGGCGCGGCTCGATGACCTTCGAGACGCCGATGCTGTTCGCGCTCGGCTTCATCTTCGTGTTCACCATCGGCGGGTTCACGGGCCTGATTCTGGCCGTGGCGCCGATCGACATCCAGCTGCAGGACACCTACTACGTGGTGGCGCACTTCCACTACGTGCTGGTGGCGGGCTCGCTGTTCGCGCTGTTCGCGGGCTTCTATTACTGGGGGCCGAAGTGGTCGGGCTACATGTACAACGAGACGCGCGGCCAGATCCACTTCTGGGGTTCGATGATCTTCTTCAACCTCACCTTCTTCCCGATGCACTTCCTGGGCCTGGCCGGCATGCCGCGCCGCTATGCGGACTACCCGCAGCAGTTCGCCGACTTCAACGCGATCGCGTCGATCGGCGCGCTGGGCTTCGGCCTGATGCAGGTGTATTTCTTCTTCTTCGTGGTGCTGCCGTCGTATCGCGGCGGCGAGAAGGCCGTCGACAAGCCGTGGGACGGTGCCGAGGGCCTGGAGTGGACCGTGCCCTCGCCGGCGCCGTTCCACACCTTTGAAGAACCGCCGCACGTCAAGTGA
- the coxB gene encoding cytochrome c oxidase subunit II: MKMFNKTLAGLLAAGSLLALGQTALAVEDMPGGPAVRQLNLAPPVTKIAAEIHWLHYMMLIICIVIFVGVFGVMFYSIFKHRKSLGHKPATFHESTTVEIIWTIVPFLIVIGMALPATRAVVAMKDTTNSDLTIKATGYQWKWGYDYLKGEGEGISFLSTLATPRDQIDNLAPKSNTYLIEVDNELVVPVNRKVRIVTTANDVIHSWMIPAFGVKQDAIPGFVRDTWFKAEKVGVYRGQCAELCGKEHAFMPIVVHVVSDADYTSWVDGKKKEMAAKADDPNKTYTLDELKTRGEKVYTANCAVCHQPNGKGGGAFPALDGSKIANGPLADHVNIVLHGKAAMPPWASALNDVEIASVITYERNNWGNHTNDVLQPTQVKEARSGKMPEGGGAGKTEAAEAAKTAAPQASVAAPARTAG, encoded by the coding sequence ATGAAAATGTTCAATAAGACATTGGCAGGTTTGCTGGCGGCAGGCTCCCTCCTTGCCCTCGGTCAAACAGCCCTGGCTGTGGAAGACATGCCGGGCGGCCCCGCGGTGCGACAGCTGAATCTTGCCCCTCCGGTCACCAAGATCGCGGCGGAGATCCACTGGCTGCACTACATGATGCTGATCATCTGTATCGTGATCTTCGTCGGTGTGTTCGGGGTGATGTTCTATTCGATTTTCAAGCACCGCAAATCGCTGGGCCACAAGCCGGCGACCTTCCACGAAAGCACCACCGTCGAAATCATCTGGACCATCGTGCCGTTCCTGATCGTGATCGGGATGGCGCTGCCGGCCACCCGGGCCGTGGTCGCGATGAAGGACACCACCAACTCCGACCTCACCATCAAGGCCACCGGCTACCAGTGGAAGTGGGGCTATGACTACCTGAAGGGCGAAGGCGAGGGCATCTCGTTCCTGTCCACCCTCGCCACGCCGCGCGACCAGATCGACAACCTGGCGCCGAAGAGCAATACCTATCTCATCGAGGTCGACAACGAGCTGGTCGTGCCGGTCAACCGCAAGGTGCGCATCGTCACCACCGCCAACGACGTGATCCACTCGTGGATGATCCCGGCCTTCGGCGTCAAGCAGGACGCGATCCCGGGCTTCGTGCGCGATACGTGGTTCAAGGCCGAGAAGGTCGGCGTGTACCGGGGCCAGTGCGCCGAGCTGTGCGGCAAGGAACATGCCTTCATGCCGATCGTCGTGCACGTGGTGTCCGACGCGGACTACACCAGCTGGGTCGACGGCAAGAAGAAGGAGATGGCCGCCAAGGCCGACGATCCCAACAAGACCTACACGCTCGACGAGCTGAAGACGCGCGGCGAGAAGGTCTACACCGCCAACTGCGCCGTGTGCCATCAGCCGAACGGCAAGGGCGGCGGCGCGTTCCCGGCGCTGGACGGCTCGAAGATCGCCAACGGCCCGCTGGCCGACCACGTGAATATCGTGCTGCACGGCAAGGCTGCGATGCCGCCCTGGGCCTCGGCGCTCAACGACGTGGAGATCGCCTCCGTCATTACCTACGAGCGGAACAACTGGGGCAATCACACCAATGACGTGCTGCAGCCGACCCAGGTGAAGGAGGCGCGCAGCGGCAAGATGCCCGAGGGCGGCGGTGCCGGCAAGACCGAGGCGGCCGAAGCGGCGAAGACCGCTGCCCCGCAGGCCAGCGTCGCGGCGCCCGCCCGCACCGCCGGCTGA
- a CDS encoding DUF2244 domain-containing protein: MHDIGIALQPACGASSIPEPPRKIWLMKRNCSLSPRQVGWFYLSIVIFSFVIASFFAWQGAWFVLPFSGLEVTALGWALLYYARHASDYERIALDDDALVIEQVNACRRVRHVLNPRWVHVEVVEPLQEQVALRSSGRVVRVGRFLDPAGRRRLADELSRCLGRGQPTHVP; the protein is encoded by the coding sequence ATGCATGACATTGGAATCGCGCTCCAGCCAGCGTGCGGCGCATCCAGCATCCCGGAACCGCCGCGGAAGATCTGGCTCATGAAGCGAAACTGCTCGCTTTCACCCCGCCAGGTCGGCTGGTTCTACCTCTCGATTGTCATTTTCTCGTTCGTGATCGCTTCGTTCTTTGCGTGGCAAGGGGCGTGGTTCGTACTGCCTTTCTCGGGGCTGGAAGTCACGGCCCTCGGATGGGCCTTGCTGTACTATGCCCGGCACGCCTCCGATTACGAACGCATCGCGCTGGACGACGATGCGCTGGTGATCGAGCAGGTCAACGCTTGCCGGCGGGTGCGCCACGTGCTCAACCCGCGCTGGGTGCACGTCGAAGTGGTAGAGCCGTTGCAGGAGCAGGTCGCGCTTCGTTCGAGCGGGCGCGTCGTGCGGGTAGGGCGGTTTCTTGACCCTGCCGGTCGTCGCCGGCTGGCGGATGAGCTTTCCCGGTGTCTGGGACGCGGGCAACCAACCCATGTTCCATGA
- a CDS encoding methyltransferase domain-containing protein, which yields MSDPVLARPAALRRAFDRRAARFAEVDFLLREVGQRMQDRLSYIKLTPARALDLGCGLGQGLAVLRAQYPDAQICGLDWSAAMLARARQLDPQHSDGGWLGRLLKKRPVFDFAQADFRALPFADASFDLLWSNLALHWDPSPHAIFPEWHRVTAEGGLLMFSLFGPDTLRELRSALAGIDASVHTLRFVDMHDIGDMLVHGRWSTPVMDMEQITITYESPQALLADVHLLGGMAGLADGDGRALSGPGLYTPRWRQHLFDALDAQRNPDGLIPLTFEVVYGHAWKLPPNPRQALDEQGRAMIPVDQIGRRPRA from the coding sequence ATGTCCGATCCCGTTCTTGCCCGTCCCGCCGCGCTGCGGCGTGCCTTCGACCGCCGCGCCGCGCGTTTTGCCGAGGTGGATTTCCTGCTGCGCGAGGTGGGGCAGCGGATGCAGGACAGGCTGTCATACATCAAGCTCACGCCCGCCCGCGCACTGGACCTGGGCTGCGGCCTCGGCCAGGGTCTGGCGGTGCTGCGCGCGCAGTACCCCGACGCGCAGATCTGCGGGCTGGACTGGTCGGCCGCCATGCTGGCCCGCGCGCGCCAGCTCGATCCGCAGCACAGCGATGGCGGCTGGCTGGGCCGGCTGCTGAAGAAGCGGCCGGTGTTCGATTTCGCCCAGGCGGATTTCCGTGCGCTGCCGTTTGCCGATGCGTCGTTCGATCTGCTGTGGTCCAACCTGGCGCTGCACTGGGATCCATCGCCGCACGCGATCTTTCCCGAATGGCACCGCGTGACGGCCGAGGGCGGCCTGCTGATGTTCAGCCTGTTCGGCCCCGACACCTTGCGCGAACTGCGCAGCGCGCTGGCCGGCATCGATGCCTCCGTGCATACGCTGCGGTTTGTCGACATGCATGACATCGGCGACATGCTGGTGCACGGCCGCTGGTCCACGCCGGTCATGGACATGGAGCAGATCACCATCACCTACGAATCGCCCCAGGCCCTGCTGGCCGATGTGCACCTGCTGGGCGGCATGGCAGGCCTGGCGGATGGGGATGGCCGCGCGCTGTCGGGCCCGGGCCTGTACACGCCGCGCTGGCGCCAGCACCTGTTCGACGCGCTCGATGCCCAGCGCAATCCCGACGGCCTGATTCCGCTCACGTTCGAAGTCGTCTATGGCCACGCATGGAAGCTGCCGCCCAATCCGAGGCAGGCGCTGGACGAGCAGGGCCGGGCCATGATTCCGGTCGACCAGATCGGCCGCAGGCCGCGCGCCTGA
- a CDS encoding ComF family protein encodes MPAPLLLHRLTAGLRHLLPCACALCGAVQHDLVCAGCMADMSPLLDRRRCRQCARPLDRGHPARHCPACLAGAPDFDATVVIADYAWPLDHLVTGLKFRAQLPLAAWLAERLADALLAAPGTLPELLLPVPLSMPRLRTRGYNQAWEVARRLGPRLGIAAIPDGLRRLRDSPAQSTLDRDERLANLQGAFDVPDPARIAGRHIGVIDDVMTTGATLSEIATQLKRAGAARVTNCVALRTP; translated from the coding sequence ATGCCCGCCCCGCTCCTGCTGCACCGGCTCACCGCCGGCCTCCGCCACCTGCTGCCCTGCGCCTGCGCGCTGTGCGGCGCCGTCCAGCATGACCTCGTCTGCGCAGGCTGCATGGCGGACATGTCACCGCTGCTGGATCGGCGCCGCTGCCGCCAGTGCGCCAGGCCGCTCGACCGGGGGCATCCCGCGCGGCATTGCCCCGCCTGCCTGGCCGGCGCGCCGGACTTCGACGCCACCGTCGTCATCGCCGACTACGCCTGGCCACTGGACCACCTTGTCACCGGATTGAAATTCCGCGCGCAGTTGCCGCTGGCCGCATGGCTGGCCGAACGACTCGCCGATGCACTGCTCGCTGCGCCGGGTACGCTGCCCGAGTTGCTGCTGCCCGTGCCGCTCTCCATGCCGCGCTTGCGCACGCGCGGCTACAACCAGGCCTGGGAAGTGGCACGGCGGCTGGGCCCGCGGCTCGGCATCGCCGCGATTCCGGACGGGCTGCGCCGGTTGCGCGACAGCCCCGCCCAGTCGACACTGGACCGCGACGAACGCCTCGCCAACCTCCAGGGCGCATTCGATGTGCCGGATCCGGCGCGCATCGCCGGCCGTCACATCGGCGTAATCGACGATGTGATGACCACGGGCGCCACGCTGAGCGAGATCGCCACGCAGCTCAAGCGCGCGGGCGCGGCGCGGGTGACCAATTGCGTCGCCTTGCGCACGCCCTAG
- the trmL gene encoding tRNA (uridine(34)/cytosine(34)/5-carboxymethylaminomethyluridine(34)-2'-O)-methyltransferase TrmL — protein sequence MFNVVLVEPEIPPNTGNVIRLCANTGAQLHLIEPLGFPLEDARMRRAGLDYHEYATMRVHASWEAFLRDAQPDPARMFALTTRGSTPFAGLAFQPGDWFVFGSETRGLSEERRAGFPPSQRIRLPMRPDNRSLNLSNTVAVVVFEAWRQNGFAGGA from the coding sequence ATGTTCAACGTCGTTCTCGTCGAGCCCGAAATTCCGCCCAACACGGGCAATGTGATCCGCCTGTGCGCCAACACCGGCGCGCAGTTGCACCTGATCGAACCACTCGGTTTTCCGCTCGAGGATGCGCGCATGCGCCGCGCCGGCCTGGATTACCACGAATACGCCACGATGCGCGTGCACGCGAGCTGGGAAGCGTTCCTGCGCGATGCGCAGCCCGACCCCGCGCGCATGTTCGCGCTCACCACGCGCGGCTCGACGCCGTTCGCGGGACTGGCGTTCCAGCCGGGCGACTGGTTCGTGTTCGGATCGGAAACGCGGGGCCTGTCGGAAGAGCGTCGCGCAGGGTTTCCGCCATCGCAGCGCATCCGCCTGCCGATGCGCCCCGACAACCGCAGCCTCAACCTGTCGAACACGGTGGCCGTGGTGGTCTTCGAGGCGTGGCGGCAGAACGGATTCGCGGGCGGCGCCTGA
- a CDS encoding NAD(P)H-dependent glycerol-3-phosphate dehydrogenase yields MRISVLGAGAWGTALASHAAQSHDVVLWGRDAALVAQMAATRANERYLPGIPLHASLRFEAEMSAALDHATGEDALVVIASPVAGLADLTRGVAAHGGVRNVIWLCKGFDPESGALPHAIVAGVLAQTGRADLATGALSGPSFAKEVAQGLPCAMTVASASTALCALTQRAFHHHAMRVYASDDLVGVEVGGAVKNVLAIATGAADGLGLGLNARAALVTRGLAEMTRLGTALGGRPETFMGLTGMGDLLLTATGDLSRNRTVGMQLAQGHSLDAILAHLGHVAEGVRCARAVAALARAKGVDMPITFAVCEVLFDGLAPSRAVDRLLQRDAKAESAR; encoded by the coding sequence ATGCGGATTTCCGTTCTGGGCGCGGGCGCCTGGGGCACGGCCCTGGCCAGCCACGCCGCGCAATCGCACGATGTCGTGCTGTGGGGCCGCGACGCGGCACTGGTGGCCCAGATGGCGGCGACACGCGCCAACGAGCGCTACCTGCCGGGTATTCCGCTGCACGCATCGCTGCGTTTCGAGGCGGAGATGTCGGCCGCGCTCGATCATGCCACCGGGGAAGACGCGCTGGTCGTGATCGCCTCGCCGGTCGCGGGGCTGGCCGACCTGACGCGCGGCGTGGCCGCGCATGGCGGCGTGCGCAACGTGATCTGGCTGTGCAAGGGCTTTGACCCCGAGTCGGGCGCGCTGCCGCACGCCATCGTGGCCGGCGTGCTGGCGCAGACCGGCCGCGCCGATCTGGCCACCGGTGCGCTGTCCGGCCCGAGCTTCGCCAAGGAAGTCGCGCAGGGACTGCCGTGCGCGATGACCGTGGCATCGGCCAGCACCGCGCTGTGCGCGCTGACCCAGCGCGCTTTCCATCACCATGCGATGCGCGTCTACGCGAGCGACGACCTCGTCGGCGTGGAAGTGGGCGGTGCGGTGAAGAACGTGCTGGCCATTGCGACTGGCGCGGCCGATGGCCTGGGCCTCGGCCTCAATGCGCGCGCCGCGCTGGTGACGCGCGGCCTGGCCGAGATGACGCGGCTGGGCACGGCGCTGGGCGGCCGGCCGGAGACCTTCATGGGCCTGACCGGCATGGGCGATCTGCTGTTGACCGCCACCGGCGATCTCTCCCGCAACCGCACCGTCGGCATGCAGCTCGCGCAGGGGCATTCACTGGATGCGATCCTGGCGCACCTCGGCCATGTCGCTGAGGGCGTGCGTTGCGCGCGGGCGGTGGCGGCCCTGGCGCGCGCCAAGGGCGTCGACATGCCGATCACCTTTGCAGTGTGCGAAGTCCTGTTCGATGGGCTGGCGCCGTCGCGCGCCGTCGATCGCCTGCTGCAGCGCGACGCCAAGGCTGAATCCGCGCGCTGA
- the secB gene encoding protein-export chaperone SecB encodes MSDQQQQQPGQDGQPFFNIQRVYLKDLSLEQPNSPHIFLEQEQPTVEVQVDVAATQLAEGVFEVTVIGTVTTKVKEKVAFLVEAKQAGIFDIRNVPVEQMDPLLGIACPTIVYPYLRSNIADTIGRAGFQPIHLAEINFQALYEQRLASAMEEAQAAGGNGGIVMPDGSKATH; translated from the coding sequence ATGAGCGACCAGCAACAGCAGCAACCCGGCCAGGACGGCCAGCCGTTCTTCAATATTCAGCGTGTCTACCTGAAGGACCTGTCGCTGGAGCAGCCGAACTCGCCGCACATCTTCCTGGAGCAGGAGCAGCCGACGGTGGAAGTGCAGGTCGACGTGGCCGCCACGCAGCTGGCCGAGGGCGTGTTCGAAGTCACCGTGATCGGTACGGTCACCACCAAGGTCAAGGAGAAGGTCGCGTTCCTGGTGGAAGCCAAGCAGGCCGGCATCTTCGACATCCGCAACGTGCCGGTCGAGCAGATGGACCCGCTGCTGGGCATCGCTTGCCCGACCATCGTGTACCCGTACCTGCGCTCGAACATCGCCGACACCATCGGCCGCGCCGGCTTCCAGCCGATCCACCTGGCCGAGATCAACTTCCAGGCACTGTACGAGCAGCGCCTGGCCTCCGCCATGGAAGAGGCCCAGGCCGCCGGCGGCAACGGCGGCATCGTGATGCCGGACGGCTCCAAGGCCACCCACTGA
- the grxC gene encoding glutaredoxin 3, translating to MAHVVMYSTTVCPYCVAAEKLLKQRGVAHIEKILIDHEPGRREEMMTRTNRRTVPQIYIDDRHIGGFDDLSALDREGGLEPLLAA from the coding sequence ATGGCCCACGTCGTCATGTACAGCACGACCGTCTGCCCCTATTGCGTGGCAGCGGAGAAGCTCCTGAAGCAGCGCGGCGTCGCGCATATCGAAAAGATCCTGATCGATCACGAACCCGGCCGGCGCGAAGAGATGATGACGCGCACCAACCGCCGGACCGTGCCGCAGATCTACATCGATGACCGCCATATCGGTGGCTTCGACGACCTCTCGGCGCTCGACCGCGAAGGCGGGCTGGAGCCGCTGCTGGCGGCCTGA
- a CDS encoding rhodanese-like domain-containing protein, whose product MKFFADYNNLALLAVAVVSGLLLVWPAIQRRIAGGGGAQVSASAATQLINRRNAVVVDVREAAEYAAGHLPQAKHAALGDLAGKAAGLAKNKETPIILVCQTGQRAGRAQAVLKQAGYSEVYSLEGGLAAWQQAGLPIVK is encoded by the coding sequence GTGAAGTTCTTCGCCGATTACAACAATCTCGCCCTGCTTGCCGTTGCCGTCGTTTCGGGTCTGCTGCTGGTGTGGCCAGCGATCCAGCGCCGCATCGCCGGTGGCGGCGGTGCCCAGGTGAGCGCTTCGGCCGCCACCCAGCTGATCAATCGCCGCAATGCGGTGGTGGTCGATGTGCGCGAAGCGGCCGAATATGCCGCCGGCCATCTGCCGCAGGCCAAGCATGCGGCGCTTGGCGATCTGGCCGGCAAGGCCGCCGGCCTTGCAAAGAACAAAGAGACCCCCATCATCCTCGTATGCCAGACCGGCCAGCGCGCCGGGCGGGCCCAAGCAGTGTTGAAGCAGGCCGGTTACAGTGAGGTCTATTCGCTCGAGGGCGGATTGGCCGCCTGGCAGCAGGCCGGCCTGCCGATCGTCAAATAA
- the gpmA gene encoding 2,3-diphosphoglycerate-dependent phosphoglycerate mutase → MHKLVLIRHGESTWNLENRFTGWVDVDLTDTGIAQARQGGRLLREAGFTFDLAYTSVLKRAIRTLWHVQDEMDLMWIPTRTEWRLNERHYGGLSGLNKAETAAQYGDQQVLVWRRSYDTPPPALEAGDERDAYGNPRYAGLPREQVPLTECLKDTVARVMPLWETSIAPDIKSGKRVVIAAHGNSIRALVKYLDNISDDDIVGLNIPNGTPLVYELDANLKPIRHYYLGDQEAIAASLAAVAGQGKAK, encoded by the coding sequence ATGCACAAGCTCGTCCTCATCCGCCACGGCGAATCGACGTGGAACCTCGAAAACCGCTTCACCGGCTGGGTCGACGTCGACCTGACCGACACCGGCATCGCCCAGGCCCGCCAGGGCGGCCGCCTGCTGCGCGAAGCCGGCTTCACCTTCGACCTGGCCTACACCTCGGTGCTCAAGCGCGCCATCCGCACCCTGTGGCACGTGCAGGATGAAATGGACCTGATGTGGATCCCGACCCGCACCGAATGGCGCCTGAACGAGCGCCACTATGGCGGCCTGTCGGGTCTGAACAAGGCCGAGACCGCCGCCCAGTACGGCGATCAGCAGGTACTGGTCTGGCGCCGCAGCTACGACACGCCGCCGCCCGCGCTGGAAGCCGGCGACGAGCGCGACGCGTACGGCAACCCGCGTTATGCAGGCCTGCCGCGCGAACAGGTGCCGCTCACCGAATGCCTGAAGGACACCGTGGCGCGCGTTATGCCGCTGTGGGAAACGTCGATCGCCCCGGACATCAAGAGCGGCAAGCGCGTCGTGATCGCCGCGCACGGCAACAGCATCCGCGCCCTGGTGAAGTACCTCGACAACATCTCGGACGACGACATCGTCGGCCTGAACATCCCCAACGGCACGCCGCTCGTCTACGAGCTGGACGCCAACCTGAAGCCCATCCGCCATTACTATCTCGGCGACCAGGAAGCGATCGCCGCGTCGCTCGCCGCCGTGGCTGGCCAGGGCAAGGCGAAATAA
- a CDS encoding S41 family peptidase: protein MRTSLKNISLIAIGLVTGVLATLQLSATAQNATVGPLPLEKLRLMADIFGQIKREYVEPVDDDKLLTEAIKGMVASLDPHSAYLDKKDFQELQEGTQGRFAGLGIEISQEEGLVKVINPIEDTPAFRAGVQPGDLITRIDDKPVRGMPLEQAVKRMRGAPGTKVTLTIYRKKEERTFPLTITRAEIQVQSVKAKLLGDGIAWVRITSFQERTVSDLAKKLNDLAHQDARLKGVILDLRNNGGGVLQAAVGVSAAFLPPDVTVVSTNGQVPDAKRMYKTSFANYRLSNFDTDPLVGLDPEFKTVPIVVLTNAYTASASEIVAGALQDHHRAKVMGKTTFGKGSVQTVRPLSNDTGIKLTIAYYYTPSGKSIQAKGIRPDVPVDQSPEGDPDDALITREIDTERHLHNKQESEEPEMTDREKRRVEELRRLEEENAKKTPEQREKERNKKPIEFGSADDFMLQQAVAELKGQPIKRSKSVLEAAAVVPEKAAKSPAAKESSATAKQPKGKAAPASEPAAPSGPASGVIPAPEPTGAR from the coding sequence ATGCGAACTTCGCTCAAGAACATCAGCCTGATCGCCATCGGCCTCGTGACCGGGGTGCTGGCGACGCTCCAGCTTTCCGCCACCGCGCAGAACGCGACGGTCGGGCCGCTGCCGCTGGAAAAGCTCCGGCTGATGGCCGACATCTTCGGGCAGATCAAGCGCGAATACGTCGAACCGGTGGACGACGACAAGCTGCTGACCGAAGCCATCAAGGGCATGGTCGCCAGCCTCGATCCGCACTCGGCCTACCTCGACAAGAAAGACTTCCAGGAACTGCAGGAAGGCACCCAGGGCCGCTTCGCCGGACTGGGCATCGAAATCTCGCAGGAAGAAGGCCTGGTCAAGGTCATCAACCCGATCGAAGACACGCCCGCCTTCCGCGCCGGCGTCCAGCCGGGCGACCTGATCACCCGCATCGACGACAAGCCCGTGCGCGGCATGCCGCTGGAACAGGCGGTCAAGCGCATGCGCGGCGCTCCGGGCACCAAGGTCACGCTGACCATCTACCGCAAGAAGGAAGAGCGCACCTTCCCGCTCACCATCACGCGCGCCGAGATCCAGGTGCAATCGGTCAAGGCCAAGCTGCTGGGCGACGGCATCGCCTGGGTGCGCATCACCAGCTTCCAGGAACGCACGGTATCGGACCTGGCCAAGAAGCTGAATGACCTGGCACACCAGGATGCGCGCCTCAAGGGCGTGATCCTCGATCTGCGCAACAACGGCGGCGGCGTGCTGCAGGCGGCCGTGGGCGTATCGGCGGCGTTCCTGCCGCCGGACGTGACGGTGGTCTCGACCAACGGTCAGGTGCCGGACGCCAAGCGCATGTACAAGACGAGCTTCGCGAACTACCGCCTGAGCAATTTCGACACCGATCCGCTGGTGGGTCTGGACCCCGAGTTCAAGACCGTGCCGATCGTGGTGCTGACCAACGCCTACACCGCCTCGGCCTCCGAGATCGTGGCCGGCGCGCTGCAGGATCACCATCGCGCCAAGGTGATGGGCAAGACCACCTTCGGCAAGGGTTCGGTGCAGACGGTGCGCCCGCTGTCGAACGACACCGGCATCAAGCTGACCATCGCGTACTACTACACGCCGTCGGGCAAATCGATCCAGGCCAAGGGCATCCGCCCCGACGTGCCGGTCGACCAGAGCCCCGAAGGCGATCCGGACGACGCACTGATCACCCGCGAGATCGACACCGAGCGCCACCTGCACAACAAGCAGGAGTCGGAAGAGCCCGAGATGACCGATCGCGAGAAGCGCCGTGTCGAAGAGCTGCGTCGCCTGGAAGAAGAAAACGCCAAGAAGACGCCCGAGCAGCGCGAGAAGGAACGCAACAAGAAGCCGATCGAGTTCGGCTCGGCCGACGACTTCATGCTGCAGCAGGCCGTCGCCGAGCTGAAGGGCCAGCCGATCAAGCGCTCCAAGTCGGTGCTGGAGGCCGCGGCGGTCGTCCCGGAGAAGGCGGCGAAATCGCCGGCCGCGAAGGAATCGAGCGCAACGGCCAAGCAGCCCAAGGGCAAGGCCGCGCCGGCGTCCGAACCGGCCGCGCCCTCGGGTCCGGCCAGCGGCGTGATTCCGGCACCGGAACCCACCGGCGCACGATAA